The Acropora muricata isolate sample 2 chromosome 5, ASM3666990v1, whole genome shotgun sequence genome includes a window with the following:
- the LOC136916762 gene encoding procollagen C-endopeptidase enhancer 1-like produces the protein MTVLVGKFTSQAAFVVWLAFVGNAVCQNLDCPDGITNIQAASGSIAYPGSSSTYGENQTKCWKIIVPDTEIYSGIGIYYNMFDVEQCDFCACDSLTLVDYRYGRWRVSKKCGRQTSLYLDFLHFVDGDPDNSYSSNELYLQFSSDDSVNLKGFNLSFIAKISSTYNQNFLNASKDETIQFASRKFGIKNYPAGYDEEWFLIVPPGLRVEITFEEFELELSPNCRNAFVAIRETYREDGPYDLDIDGDYGSIIADPMCGDRLPGKMLSVGNMAWVKFRSSNNASTSFKGFKASFKSVGSYGAQCCDCICGGKERVIADGLMVLVFLISAILVIQLEGKSF, from the exons ATGACTGTTTTGGTTGGTAAGTTCACATCACAAGCGGCATTCGTAG tgTGGCTTGCCTTCGTTGGAAATGCAGTTTGCCAGAATCTTG ATTGCCCAGATGGTATCACAAACATCCAAGCGGCGTCTGGTAGCATTGCATACCCGGGGTCATCAAGTACTTATGGTGAAAATCAGACAAAATGCTGGAAAATAATAGTTCCGGATACCGAGATTTACAGTGGCATTGGAATTTATTACAATAT GTTCGACGTTGAGCAGTGCGATTTCTGTGCATGCGACAGTCTCACACTTGTCGACTATAGGTATGGTAGATGGCGAGTGTCAAAAAAATGCGGAAGGCAAACATCGTTGTATTTAGACTTTCTGCACTTTGTAGACGGAGATCCAGATAATTCCTACTCTTCAAACGAACTTTATCTACAATTCTCGTCAGATGATTCTGTTAACCTCAAAGGATTCAACCTTTCTTTCATTGCCAAGATTTCCTCCA CATACAATCAAAACTTTTTGAATGCATCCAAAGACGAAACGATCCAGTTTGCCTCAAGAAAATTTGGAATCAAGAACTATCCTGCCGGTTACGATGAAGAGTGGTTCTTAATAGTTCCTCCGGGCCTACGGGTAGAAATTACTTTTGAAGAATTCGAATTGGAGCTGAGCCCGAACTGCAGAAATGCATTTGTAGCAATACGCGAAACCTATCGGGAAGATGGACCATACGATTTGGACATAGACGGCGATTATGGGTCCATCATTGCCGATCCTATGTGTGGCGATCGCTTGCCAGGGAAAATGCTGAGTGTAGGAAACATGGCTTGGGTGAAGTTTAGGAGTTCTAATAACGCCTCTACTTCCTTCAAGGGATTTAAAGCATCTTTCAAATCAG TTGGCAGTTACGGAGCCCAGTGCTGTGATTGCATATGCGGTGGGAAAGAGCGGGTGATTGCTGATGGTTTGATGGTGCTTGTGTTCCTGATCTCGGCAATACTGGTGATCCAACTAGAGGGGAAGTCTTTCTAG